A portion of the Vreelandella subglaciescola genome contains these proteins:
- a CDS encoding lipopolysaccharide assembly protein LapA domain-containing protein, producing MRWIKGLLLAAILLVVLLIGILFAVNNQQTIALNLIWLELPPVSLSVWLLATLTCGVIIGMLAMLGVYVRLKARLASARRSNKQQRKELDRLRTQEFKELA from the coding sequence ATGCGTTGGATCAAAGGGCTATTACTTGCCGCCATTCTGCTGGTGGTATTGCTGATCGGCATTCTTTTCGCCGTCAACAATCAACAGACCATTGCGCTCAACCTCATCTGGCTGGAGCTGCCGCCCGTATCGCTCTCGGTATGGCTGCTGGCGACGCTCACCTGCGGCGTGATTATCGGCATGTTGGCCATGCTGGGCGTTTACGTGCGCCTCAAGGCTCGCCTTGCCAGCGCCCGGCGCAGCAACAAGCAGCAGCGCAAGGAGCTCGATCGCCTGCGCACCCAGGAGTTCAAGGAACTCGCTTAA
- a CDS encoding integration host factor subunit beta has product MTKSELIEQIAMRKPELSVKEVETAVRLILDDITDTLADGSRVEIRGFGSFSLHYREPRTGRNPKTGDPVELDGKYVPHFKPGKELREQVDDSRVEGY; this is encoded by the coding sequence ATGACCAAGTCAGAGCTGATCGAACAAATTGCAATGCGCAAACCAGAGTTATCCGTCAAAGAGGTGGAAACGGCCGTGCGCCTGATTCTCGACGACATTACCGATACCCTGGCCGACGGCAGCCGCGTGGAAATACGCGGTTTTGGCAGCTTCTCGCTCCATTACCGTGAGCCCCGCACCGGGCGTAACCCCAAAACCGGCGACCCGGTAGAGCTGGACGGAAAATACGTGCCGCATTTCAAACCCGGCAAGGAATTACGTGAGCAGGTCGACGACAGCCGCGTTGAAGGCTACTAG
- a CDS encoding succinate dehydrogenase assembly factor 2, which translates to MSDDTSFEAIQRKRLYWHSRRGMWELDLLLIPFLEQRYDSLNADDQAAFRQLITEEDQDLFGWLMRREWPADEALRRIVKMIVTHAETVDSAVYRAL; encoded by the coding sequence TTGAGCGACGACACTTCCTTTGAGGCTATCCAGCGTAAACGGCTTTACTGGCACTCCCGCCGCGGCATGTGGGAGCTGGATCTGCTGCTGATCCCGTTTCTGGAGCAACGCTACGACAGCTTGAATGCTGATGATCAGGCCGCCTTTCGGCAGCTGATTACCGAAGAAGACCAGGATCTTTTTGGCTGGCTGATGCGCCGCGAGTGGCCGGCGGATGAAGCCCTTCGACGCATCGTCAAGATGATTGTGACCCATGCAGAGACCGTCGATAGCGCTGTCTATCGCGCCCTCTGA